A genomic segment from Daphnia pulex isolate KAP4 chromosome 5, ASM2113471v1 encodes:
- the LOC124193767 gene encoding uncharacterized protein LOC124193767 — protein sequence MKICVLLAIVACATAFVLPKGPIDTESLINDAHKAVQESDLPESVKLELANLLGDPQFVEQLIADNMESLSSSFGTDSDAGPAERCLFLLALLLAQLAQALIAATTTTTVATTTTAAG from the exons ATGAAGATTTGCGTCCTTTTGGCCATCGTTGCTTGCGCAACAGCATTTGTTCTG CCGAAGGGTCCGATAGACACTGAAAGCCTGATCAATGACGCCCATAAGGCTGTGCAAGAGTCTGATTTGCCCGAAAGCGTGAAACTAGAGCTGGCCAACCTTCTCGGCGATCCCCAATTTGTTGAACAGTTGATCGCC GACAACATGGAGTCACTCAGTTCTAGTTTTGGAACCGACTCTGATGCTGGCCCTG CCGAACGCTGCTTGTTCTTGTTGGCTCTTCTTCTAGCTCAGTTGGCCCAGGCTTTGATtgcggccaccaccaccaccaccgtcgcTACTACCACCACCGCTGCTGGTTAA
- the LOC124193769 gene encoding collagen alpha-1(I) chain-like isoform X2, producing the protein MGQTGLVALKKSSVAGLRINYPLIRHDDDDKLERQDLNSFNLGGIAEARRPVWPSATNQTKRRRKPNSKNRKPSGIVRDEDDEEDHHQQHYYHKKKQSSGSGLPWFFNLMGPPGPPGKDGRDGMPGTLGPPGVQGPQGLQGVQGSSGVQGVQGPPGVQGSQGPPGVPGVSGRDGTNGKDGRDGVEGKDGKDGQDGAPGLTGLSGTNGQDGKDGRDGQDGAQGPPGSPGENGKDGQDGRDGQNGKDGQDGAPGPPGPPGQDGKDGSDGTAGQFGQDGTDGQEGQDGQTGAQGPVGPSGTPGQDGTDGKGGDPGLHGLHGTAGDNGDPGTPGLPGESGEPGIPGAVGPEGTPGTGGTPGTGGTPGSPGSPGSPGSPGLPGVNGIPGEAGPAGQNGIPGSPGVPGVPGIG; encoded by the exons ATGGGTCAAACGGGTCTGGTGGCTTTGAAGAAGAGCAGCGTCGCCGGATTGCGCATTAATTATCCGCTAATAagacacgacgacgacgacaaattGGAGCGCCAAGATTTGAATTCGTTCAATTTAGGCGGAATAGCCGAAGCCAGAAGGCCCGTCTGGCCGTCGGCTACTAACCaaactaaaagaagaagaaaacccaaTTCGAAAAATCGCAAACCTTCCGGTATCGTTCGGGATGAAGACGATGAGGAGgatcatcatcagcagcattattatcacaaaaagaaacaatccaGTGGCTCTGGGTTGCCGTGGTTCTTCAACTTAATGGGGCCACCAG GGCCTCCGGGGAAAGACGGACGAGATGGAATGCCAGGCACGCTAGGACCGCCTGGCGTGCAAGGGCCCCAAGGATTGCAAGGTGTTCAGGGTTCTTCCGGCGTTCAGGGCGTTCAGGGGCCGCCAGGAGTACAAGGATCACAAGGCCCGCCGGGTGTTCCCGGCGTTTCAG GGAGAGACGGAACTAATGGAAAAGACGGTCGAGATGGAGTCGAAGGCAAGGATGGCAAAGATGGACAAGACGGAGCTCCCGGCCTGACAG GATTGTCTGGAACAAATGGGCAGGATGGAAAAGATGGGCGAGACGGGCAAGATGGAGCTCAAGGTCCGCCGGGATCGCCGGGCGAAAACGGCAAGGACGGCCAGGATGGCAGAGATGGCCAAAACGGAAAGGATGGACAGGACGGAGCTCCGGGACCGCCAG GGCCACCGGGGCAAGACGGAAAGGACGGCAGTGACGGCACAGCCGGCCAATTCGGCCAAGATGGTACGGATGGACAAGAAGGCCAAGATGGACAAACAGGAGCTCAAG GTCCTGTTGGGCCAAGTGGCACGCCCGGCCAAGACGGAACGGACGGAAAAG gcgGAGATCCGGGACTTCACGGCCTACATGGAACGGCCGGCGATAACGGAGATCCAGGCACTCCTGGATTACCTGGCGAGTCTGGCGAGCCCGGAATTCCAGGAGCGGTTGGTCCGGAAGGAACTCCTGGCACTGGAGGAACGCCAGGCACAGGAGGTACCCCTGGCAGTCCGGGATCACCGGGATCGCCCGGTAGTCCAG gtTTGCCGGGTGTGAATGGAATACCGGGAGAGGCCGGGCCGGCAGGTCAAAATGGAATTCCCGGAAGTCCAGGAGTGCCCGGAGTTCCTGGAATTGGTTAA
- the LOC124193769 gene encoding collagen alpha-1(I) chain-like isoform X1, translating to MKFLFVVGPLVYLVAAYLAFPTGNSTVIDSRAIHFTRSSRSYFPYQLRGHYYRQELHPRRVYRYPNYFHDDGYPSLDSWPPPVRSHYEMWDHPSRVIVNYGHRRPVSSREQSKSKGEWSRILSSMGQTGLVALKKSSVAGLRINYPLIRHDDDDKLERQDLNSFNLGGIAEARRPVWPSATNQTKRRRKPNSKNRKPSGIVRDEDDEEDHHQQHYYHKKKQSSGSGLPWFFNLMGPPGPPGKDGRDGMPGTLGPPGVQGPQGLQGVQGSSGVQGVQGPPGVQGSQGPPGVPGVSGRDGTNGKDGRDGVEGKDGKDGQDGAPGLTGLSGTNGQDGKDGRDGQDGAQGPPGSPGENGKDGQDGRDGQNGKDGQDGAPGPPGPPGQDGKDGSDGTAGQFGQDGTDGQEGQDGQTGAQGPVGPSGTPGQDGTDGKGGDPGLHGLHGTAGDNGDPGTPGLPGESGEPGIPGAVGPEGTPGTGGTPGTGGTPGSPGSPGSPGSPGLPGVNGIPGEAGPAGQNGIPGSPGVPGVPGIG from the exons ATGAAGTTTCTG TTTGTTGTTGGACCTTTAGTGTACTTGGTAGCGGCTTATTTGGCGTTCCCGACGGGCAACTCGACAGTTATTGACAGCCGGGCAATTCATTTTACTCGATCCAGTCGCTCTTATTTCCCTTACCAGCTTAGGGGACACTATTACAGACAGGAATTACATCCCAGACGAGTTTACAGATATCCGAATTATTTTCACGATGATGGATATCCATCACTTGACTCTTGGCCGCCACCAGTCCGGTCTCATTACGAAATGTGGGACCATCCATCGCGGGTCATCGTCAATTACG GCCATCGCCGTCCCGTTTCCAGCCGTGAACAATCCAAAAGTAAAGGCGAATGGTCGAGGATACTGTCGTCCATGGGTCAAACGGGTCTGGTGGCTTTGAAGAAGAGCAGCGTCGCCGGATTGCGCATTAATTATCCGCTAATAagacacgacgacgacgacaaattGGAGCGCCAAGATTTGAATTCGTTCAATTTAGGCGGAATAGCCGAAGCCAGAAGGCCCGTCTGGCCGTCGGCTACTAACCaaactaaaagaagaagaaaacccaaTTCGAAAAATCGCAAACCTTCCGGTATCGTTCGGGATGAAGACGATGAGGAGgatcatcatcagcagcattattatcacaaaaagaaacaatccaGTGGCTCTGGGTTGCCGTGGTTCTTCAACTTAATGGGGCCACCAG GGCCTCCGGGGAAAGACGGACGAGATGGAATGCCAGGCACGCTAGGACCGCCTGGCGTGCAAGGGCCCCAAGGATTGCAAGGTGTTCAGGGTTCTTCCGGCGTTCAGGGCGTTCAGGGGCCGCCAGGAGTACAAGGATCACAAGGCCCGCCGGGTGTTCCCGGCGTTTCAG GGAGAGACGGAACTAATGGAAAAGACGGTCGAGATGGAGTCGAAGGCAAGGATGGCAAAGATGGACAAGACGGAGCTCCCGGCCTGACAG GATTGTCTGGAACAAATGGGCAGGATGGAAAAGATGGGCGAGACGGGCAAGATGGAGCTCAAGGTCCGCCGGGATCGCCGGGCGAAAACGGCAAGGACGGCCAGGATGGCAGAGATGGCCAAAACGGAAAGGATGGACAGGACGGAGCTCCGGGACCGCCAG GGCCACCGGGGCAAGACGGAAAGGACGGCAGTGACGGCACAGCCGGCCAATTCGGCCAAGATGGTACGGATGGACAAGAAGGCCAAGATGGACAAACAGGAGCTCAAG GTCCTGTTGGGCCAAGTGGCACGCCCGGCCAAGACGGAACGGACGGAAAAG gcgGAGATCCGGGACTTCACGGCCTACATGGAACGGCCGGCGATAACGGAGATCCAGGCACTCCTGGATTACCTGGCGAGTCTGGCGAGCCCGGAATTCCAGGAGCGGTTGGTCCGGAAGGAACTCCTGGCACTGGAGGAACGCCAGGCACAGGAGGTACCCCTGGCAGTCCGGGATCACCGGGATCGCCCGGTAGTCCAG gtTTGCCGGGTGTGAATGGAATACCGGGAGAGGCCGGGCCGGCAGGTCAAAATGGAATTCCCGGAAGTCCAGGAGTGCCCGGAGTTCCTGGAATTGGTTAA